One window of the Solanum stenotomum isolate F172 chromosome 11, ASM1918654v1, whole genome shotgun sequence genome contains the following:
- the LOC125845897 gene encoding uncharacterized protein LOC125845897, producing the protein MTTIFPDMIHKEIEVYVDDVIIKSRKSSDHLTDLKKFFDKLRRYNLKLNPAKCAFGVLVGKLLGFIVSRKGIELDPSKIKVIQDSPPPKSRKDVLRKDAATKWTEDCQKAFDRIKEYLSSPPVLVPPESGRPLLLYLSVSDNAFGCVLGQHDETGKKEQTIYFLSKKFTPYEAQYTLLERTCCALTWVAQKLRHYLCAYTTFLISRMDPLKYIFQKPMPTGRLAKWQILLCEFDIIYVTQKAIKGQALADHLAENPVDEEYWPLKTYFPDEEVLFIGEDISEEYPGWRMFFDGAANSKGVGAGAVLISESGQHYPISTKFRFLCTNNMAEYEACILGLRMAVDMNIQELLVIGDSDLLIHQVQGEWSTKNVKILPYLLCVKELCKKFVKIEFKHIPRAQNEFADALATLTSMIQHPDKNYIDPIRVNVQNQPAYCFHVDEEPDGEPWYYDIKRYLREGNYPEGVNNVQKRTLRRLANHFFLSGEILYRRTPDLGLLRCVNSQEASKLIEEIHGGTCGQHMNGFILAKKILRAGYFWMTMETDYIRFVRKCHQCQIHGDLIRVPPNELNVMSSPWPFAAWGMDVIGPIEPAASNGHRFILVAIDYFTKWVEASSYKSVTKKVVIDFVRNNIICRFGIPESIITENGANLNSGLLHEICEKFKIIHRNSTPYRPQMNGAVEATNKNIKRILRKMTDNYKHWHESLSFALLVYHTTIKTSTGATPYFLVYGTEAVLLMEVEIPSLRIIQKPS; encoded by the exons ATGACTACCATATTTCCTGACATGATCCATAAGGAGATTGAAGTCTATGTGGATGATGTCATCATTAAGTCACGGAAGAGCTCAGATCATCTAACAGATTTGAAGAAGTTCTTCGACAAATTAAGGCGGTACAATCTGAAGTTAAATCCTGCAAAGTGTGCATTTGGTGTCCTTGTTGGGAAGCTGCTGGGTTTTATCGTGAGTAGGAAAGGGATAGAGCTGGATCCTTCAAAGATAAAGGTTATTCAAGACTCGCCTCCTCCAAAGAGTCGAAAAGAT GTGTTGAGGAAAGATGCTGCAACCAAATGGACGGAAGATTGTCAGAAAGCTTTTGACAGAATCAAGGAGTATTTATCTAGTCCACCAGTCTTGGTGCCCCCAGAATCTGGAAGACCATTATTGTTATATTTGTCAGTGTCTGACAATGCATTTGGATGTGTGCTGGGACAACATGATGAAACTGGAAAGAAGGAGCAAACTATATATTTCCTaagcaaaaagttcactccTTATGAGGCTCAATATACTTTATTGGAGCGCActtgttgtgctttgacttgggtTGCACAAAAGTTAAGACATTATTTATGTGCGTATACCACTTTTCTCATCTCAAGGATGGATCCACTCAAGTATATATTTCAGAAGCCTATGCCCACTGGAAGGTTGGCGAAGTGGCAAATTTTGCTATGTGAATTTGACATTATTTATGTCACTCAAAAGGCCATCAAGGGACAAGCGCTAGCTGATCATCTCGCCGAAAATCCCGTGGATGAAGAGTATTGGCCTCTTAAAACTTATTTCCCTGATGAAGAGGTTTTATTTATTGGAGAGGATATTTCCGAAGAATATCCCGGGTGGAGAATGTTTTTTGATGGTGCTGCGAATTCCAAAGGAGTCGGTGCTGGAGCAGTGTTGATTTCAGAATCAGGTCAACATTATCCTATCTCAACAAAGTTCAGATTCTTATGCACAAATAATATGGCGGAGTACGAGGCTTGTATTCTTGGGCTTAGAATGGCTGTTGACATGAATATACAAGAATTGTTGGTTATAGGAGATTCCGACTTATtgattcatcaggttcaaggCGAATGGAGCACCAAGAATGTGAAAATACTCCCATATTTGTTGTGTGTGAAAGAATTGTGCAAGAAATTCGTCAAGATAGAATTCAAGCATATTCCTCGAGCTCAGAACGAGTTTGCAGACGCGTTGGCAACCCTGACTTCTATGATTCAACATCCAGATAAGAACTATATAGATCCAATTAGGGTAAATGTGCAGAATCAACCAGCCTATTGTTTCCATGTAGATGAAGAACCGGATGGAGAACCTTGGTACTATGATATTAAGAGGTATCTTAGAGAAGGAAACTATCCAGAAGGAGTGAACAATGTTCAAAAGAGGACACTTCGGAGACTCGCAAATCACTTTTTCCTAAGTGGAGAGatcctttataggaggactccagatttgGGATTGTTAAGATGTGTTAACTCTCAAGAGGCAAGCAAGTTGATTGAAGAAATACATGGGGGTACTTGTGGGCAACACATGAATGGTTTCATTTTGGCAAAGAAAATTCTGCGAGCTGGATATTTTTGGATGACCATGGAAACAGACTACATCCGTTTTGTAAGAAAGTGTCATCAATGTCAGATTCATGGTGATTTGATTCGGGTTCCACCGAATGAGCTAAATGTGATGAGTTCTCCTTGGCCATTTgcagcttggggcatggatgtcattggccCTATTGAGCCAGCCGCCTCAAATGGACACAGGTTCATTTTGGTAGCTATTGATTACTTCACAAAGTGGGTAGAAGCATCTTCATACAAGTCTGTGACAAAGAAGGTGGTGATAGATTTTGTTCGCAATAACATCATTTGTAGATTTGGGATCCCCGAGTCAATTATTACAGAAAATGGAGCTAATCTCAATAGTGGCTTGTTGCATGAGATATGCGAGAAGTTCAAAATTATTCACCGCAATTCCACTCCTTATCGACCTCAGATGAATGGAGCAGTTGAGGCCACCAACAAAAATATCAAGAGGATATTGCGAAAAATGACTGATAACTACAAGCATTGGCATGAGAGTTTGTCCTTTGCCCTTCTTGTCTACCACACCACAATCAAGACTTCGACTGGGGCAACACcttattttttggtttatggAACAGAAGCAGTGTTACTAATGGAAGTTGAGATACCATCTCTGAGGATCATCCAGAAGCCGAGTTAA
- the LOC125845898 gene encoding uncharacterized protein LOC125845898, with amino-acid sequence MITVDEDCNLEGTIVSVKIEKNVETSTLISPVITVQALAPIEVEVFLPKPRIMALVTQSSPFDAKAVPWDYSTDARDKGKGKIVVEAAAVGMTRFGRCYTPEEVVREGQNKENNQKRVVTEAEVEDFWRKMPTKEYLVVEQLKKTPAQISLMALLMNSATHRNALVKVLSEAYVPAETTSENFSAMVGQVLEANKVTFHEDELLPEGLGHNKALNITVRCRDKFISRVLIDNGSAINICPFTTLRALGIDIRKIRESHEIVVHGEGNNSIYPGNSVPVIESMEELDGSVFHIREIVCATQVGKTNLPRVLLIVAWEMLKNGFIPGQGLGAKLDGIVEPIQLHGQKYTFGLGYEPTLEEISSVNLKRKSDIPLPQPIPPLNQSFSKAFAAQGLEEAVEDNLIEGLKNLFIEEAECNMILEDCTEAPTIWDVMPENALNNWTCNPSPQTNKPVNVENVTCNETSEQNPNSEQTFAEYEEDVQPGELTEEFEQFENKEKPNLDEIETINLGDSTELVRDTRISVHFTPSQRKELIDLLRQYMDVFAWSYDDMPGLSTDIVSHRLPIDPSYPPVKQKPRKMKPDLSLKVKEEVSKQFDANVIRVTKYPTWLANIVPVPNKNGKTRVCVDYRDLNKASPKDDFPLPNIHILIDNCAKHELQSFVDCFAGYHQILMDEDDAEKTAFITPWGVYCYRVMPF; translated from the exons ATGATCACCGTTGATGAAGATTGCAACTTGGAAGGGACCATAGTATCAGTCAAGATAGAGAAGAATGTCGAGACATCGACCTTGATTTCTCCTGTGATCACAGTCCAAGCACTAGCGCCAATTGAAGTGGAAGTTTTTCTTCCCAAGCCTAGGATCATGGCCCTTGTCACGCAATCATCCCCTTTTGACGCTAAAGCGGTTCCTTGGGATTACTCGACTGATGCAAGGGacaaaggaaaaggaaagataGTTGTAGAAGCCGCTGCTGTAGGAATGACAAGATTCGGGCGTTGTTATACCCCTGAAGAAGTTGTACGAGAAGGACAAAACAAGgaaaacaaccaaaaaagggTTGTGACAGAGGCTGAAGTGGAAGATTTCTGGAGGAAGATGCCAACTAAGGAATATTTAGTTGTTGAACAACTAAAGAAAACTCCTGCCCAAATTTCCTTAATGGCCTTACTGATGAATTCTGCAACTCATAGGAACGCTTTGGTGAAGGTTTTAAGTGAAGCTTATGTTCCAGCTGAGACCACCAGTGAGAACTTTTCTGCCATGGTAGGACAAGTTTTAGAAGCTAACAAAGTCACCTTTCATGAAGATGAGTTGTTGCCTGAAGGTTTGGGACATAACAAAGCGTTGAACATTACTGTCAGATGTAGGGATAAGTTTATTTCAAGAGTTCTGATTGATAATGGTTCAGCTATTAACATATGCCCTTTCACTACTCTTCGAGCTTTGGGAATCGACATTAGAAAGATTCGTGAAAGTCAT GAAATTGTTGTTCATGGAGAAGGTAACAACTCAATATATCCTGGAAATTCAGTCCCTGTTATTGAAAGTATGGAAGAGTTGGATGGGTCTGTATTCCATATTAGGGAAATTGTGTGTGCTACTCAAGTTGGAAAGACAAATTTGCCACGTGTGCTTTTGATTGTGGCTTGGGAAATGTTGAAGAATGGTTTTATCCCGGGTCAAGGTCTTGGAGCGAAATTGGATGGAATAGTGGAACCAATTCAATTGCATGGTCAGAAATACACCTTTGGTCTTGGATACGAGCCTACTCTTGAAGAAATCTCATCGGTTAATCTCAAAAGGAAAAGTGACATTCCCTTACCACAACCTATCCCGCCCTTGAATCAGTCATTTTCCAAGGCGTTTGCTGCACAAGGATTAGAAGAAGCTGTTGAAGATAACCTCATAGAAGGACTCAAAAACTTGTTCATTGAAGAAGCGGAGTGCAATATGATTTTGGAGGACTGCACTGAGGCCCCGACCATATGGGATGTTATGCCTGAAAATGCTTTGAACAATTGGACTTGTAACCCGTCCCCG CAAACTAATAAACCTGTCAATGTCGAGAATGTGACATGTAATGAAACGAGCGAACAAAACCCGAACAGTGAACAAACTTTTGCAGAATATGAAGAAGATGTGCAGCCTGGAGAGTTGACCGAGGAGTTTGAACAATTTGAGAATAAAGAAAAgccaaatttggatgaaattgaGACGATAAATTTGGGAGATTCTACAGAATTGGTGAGGGATACAAGAATTAGTGTCCATTTCACTCCGTCCCAAAGAAAAGAACTTATTGACCTTTTGAGACAATACATGGATGTGTTCGCATGGTCTTATGATGATATGCCGGGTCTAAGCACGGATATTGTTTCACACAGGTTGCCAATTGATCCCTCTTACCCCCCAGTAAAGCAAAAGCCGAGAAAAATGAAACCTGATTTGAGTTTAAAGGTTAAAGAAGAAGTCTCCAAGCAATTTGATGCCAATGTCATCCGGGTCACCAAGTATCCCACATGGTTGGCCAATATAGTACCAGTgccaaataaaaatggaaagacTAGAGTATGCGTAGATTATCGAGATCTCAACAAGGCTAGCCCGAAGGATGATTTTCCTCTACCAAACATTCATATACTTATTGATAATTGTGCAAAGCATGAGTTGCAGTCATTTGTTGATTGCTTTGCAGGATATCATCAGATTCTAATGGATGAAGATGATGCGGAGAAAACTGCATTCATCACGCCTTGGGGAGTATATTGTTACCGAGTAATGCCTTTTTGA